CGATTGAATTATTGTGTAGCTTTTCTTACTTTTTAGAAATGTTTTCTTGGACTTGGTGATAGGAAGCTAATTCCTACCAAGGAGGAACACTATGAACCCTAAAGGCTAAAGCtaagaaaataaagaagaaagataaaaatatttcaattttcTGATTCATCCATTCAAATGCAAAATAGTAAAATACATAGTAAAACCTAAACTTCTAGAACATGAGCTAGAATTATTATCTAGaataataaaactaaaataacaGGCCCAATGAACAGAAGCCCCAAATAGAAAGTGAAATGTCtatcaattaatatttaataagaTCCCTTCAGCGTGTTGGAGCTTAAGCCCAATTAGTGTTCTATCACTTGGCTTCCATCTTTCCCTTTTCAATAGCCAGTTTCACACGACTTTCAACATTCTGAATTATGCCGTTGGGCATAGAAAGTTCAATGTATGAACTCCCTCTATGAATTATGAGAAAAGGAAACGAAATCATTGACATGTTGAAAGTTCACGAATATATGATGAACCTAAAACGTGGTTTCATTGAAAATCCAAATTCTGGGGTCTCAGACATGAAGCTTTCTACCTTTATGCATTCAGATCACTCACTCACTTGAGCTGGATCAGTTTTTAAAAGTTTTTCTTACCTTCAAGATCTAGTCCCTATGACCACATCATCACaatctaataataataataaaaaatgacaGGAAAATATATACAGTGGGGTAGGATGGTTTTGTGTACAACAAATGACAATCGAAGATTAATAATGTGATCACATCATCAGATGTTCTACAAACAAGTACAACAAAATAGATCAGAGCTGGTGAGGTAACAACCCAAAATTAAACTACACCCAAATATCTTAACGACTAATAGCATattcagatcatctttttcttcagAATCAACTGTGAAACCCAGAAGTTACTCTCAAAAGAAGCTTCTTTGCAGACTTGATTCTGGCTTTAGAATTTTACGAACAACATGCACTAACCTATTCAGACACCATGATCTACACCCATACATGATACAACCAAGCGTATGATTGTGACAATATCATGTTTCATATATTTAGTACCTTTCATTTATGAGGATCAGGAAATGAATAAAGCTATAAAACTCCAATCTTTGTCAACCTTTATTGCAATTGCGGAGGGAGAGGAAGCTGCAACTTAGGTAAAGGACTGAAGGGCAGAAGATGTTGTGACCAAGCTGGATAGAAGGCCAACTAAGACAGCACTGTTATATGTGCTTGGTTCTGCTTGCATGGAATTGTTCCGGGAATCAATGTAAGTGTCATTCAAGAAGGGTCCACCAACAAGTGCTCCAGTAGCTACGTTGGGATTGGGATCAGTCGAATCAAGCCACTTGAAGCCGTCCTTGCAACCGGTTTTCGCGTTAGCAGGGATTGAAGCCCCCCTATGGTGCACGAATTGTGGGAACTTATCTCCATATCCCACCAGAAAACTCATATCCATAGGATTCTTGCCCAATACATAATCAGCCTAGAAGTATAACATAGATTTTTCAATTTGGACGTGGATCACTCCAAGCTGATATTCAGtgcaaagaaaataataatgaatGCATACCTGGGATTTGGCAAAGTCCCGAAGATCTGCTGGGGTATAGGAATCTGAATCACATTTTAGTTTCGGAGTCCGCGATGTAAGCATATAGTCGCTGTAAATAGCAGCTAAGAATGCAGAAGCAACAGGTTGCTGTAGAGAGTTCCAGTCGCTCACCCATATAAGACCATCTgtgtaagaaaaataaaaagcgaATTATAGAACATATATGCATAGCCGTAGAAAAATATTTCTAAAATTGGGGGTTCAATTGTTTAAAACTATTGATTTTAGTTGGGGCAGAGGAGATAGAAATAGAGAAGATTATAGATGCGAGAATCCAGTTATATGATATAGCATTCAACGAGAAAATTACTATCTGTTCTGCTTTTTGTGGCTGTTGGAGATTCTGGAAGAAGGCCACACATCACAGCCTCAGCAGTTTTCCTGTAACTTTGCAGGCCAGAGCCATGTGAATTTGAAAGGTCCTTCTTAAAGAAGCTTAATCTGGATAACAAAACCTGCACAAAGAAGGCATATTTACTAAAGGAaaggaaatatatatttaacACTTCGCATTTGTAAAGATGCAGGTTACTAACATACTCCTAAAATACAAATGGGAGTACCTAAGGGCCCCACTTCTATTTTAGAAGTACAGCCTGATTACATTTTGAACTTGAAAATATTGCTAATATTCTTATTCTAAAAACAAATGGGAATACATTAGTAATCTCATATGTATGGGGCATATCGAGTGAAAAGTGTTCTAATTGTGAGAAACGAGAGTATTAAATATTGATTGCACAACCATACATTGGTCATACAGTTACATGACTTTATATTTTAATCTTGACCTTTCATAGATAGATCTAATGATCAAAATTTACTAATCTCGTTGTTACATGAAAGAGCACTCGCTTTCCTTTATATGTTCACTCATACATATATTAATTGAGGATAAGAGAATGCCACAAGCCTTGATTCAGCTCTACTGCTTCCTTTATCGGTTGAATAATAGCTTGCATTggacgttaaaaaaaaaagatctacTCTGATCTGAAGAAATAAATTTAAGCCAAGAGGTCCTTTGACTATTTGTGTGATGTGGAggttgaaataaaataaaaatataaaaaccatTACCTATAGCAATTAGCAACATTCATAACTCTAATGATAATCTTCCGTTGTTAAAAATCACAAATTAGAAACTGGGATAAAAGATTGAGCATTTACTGATACCTGAGTTCCGGCAAGCTTGTTGTCCCAACTGAACCAGGTTGGGCTTCCGAATTGAGCATAGTCTTCTCCATCTTGGCCAACCACAAAGTCAAGGTAAGAATCATCATTTGTGGCATGATACAGCCAACTAGCAGCCCATAAGAGCTCATCACCATATCCAGTTGAGTTATAATACGTTGCGACTTCAGGTATATTCTCACTATAAGATCCTCTATTCTTGTCCGCAAACGTAAACAACTGTTTTGCATGCTTGAGAAGAGTGCTTGAATAAGTAGAATTAGTCTTTTTAAAGACCAACGATGCTGATGCCATGGCTGCTGCAGTTTCAGCTGCAACGTCTGATCCGGCACAAGACGCGTTCACTTGCGTGAGTGGCCGCTCCTCCGTCATATCTTCAGGTCTATCCCAACACTTATGATCTGCAACAGGATCACCCACCTGCCAcggtaattttaataaattaaactCGTTAAAAGCCTGACAGTCCTAatacaacaaaagaaaaaggttGAAGTGACTGAACATGGAGAGGACAAATAGTAATCTGGAGTTACTCGATCACCATATGCACATACAAAAAAGACAGGAAGTATAAAGGGAAATAAAATAGAAGGAAGTCTATAATATCACATATCAGTAGAATTCCCGGTACAAGATCACTTATCTAATCACATGGTCTTTCCTTAATACCACAAATATACCAATAATCTTACAAATAGAAAACCAATCCCGGAAGAACAACAAATATACTTTTGATTTTAAATCAGACCAACTGTTAAGGCAGTAGTTTTTCACCATAAAGAAACAAGAATGTGCCACTTCATTGTCATAACTTACAACTAAGAGACATTTTAAACATCTAGTTAAAGCATTTAATTGATTTTGAACAGGTAGCACTACATCACTGAAAGTCACATCATATGAACAGGTAGTACCAcatcatttaattatttttacaaaATCAATGGATCTAAGTCGGATCCTGTAGTTTAACTATAGAAAACATTCCAAGAATTATTATGAAGTACAGAGTGTGTGTGGATGTCCTTATAAGCAGAAAAGAAATATTATTTATGCATGCAATCTAGCTAACTTACAGAGAAAGCTAGCATCAAATGGAAGTTGAAAAGTACAGTAACCTGAATATAAAGAACATTTTCAGAAGGGTGAGCGTTGATAAGAAAATCAGTGATCCATTTCAGCGAATCTTGTGCCGGATCCAACTGGCCAACAGCGTCCATTTGATCTCCATATTCCAGAATGGCCCATGATAACACCGTGGCAGTAAAAGCCATGGGAAAACCAAACTTCATGTGATCCCCAGCATCATACATTCCTTTTGATAGATCCAGTTTCGCTTGGCTTCCATCCTTTAGAGCTGAATCCCCTCTCCAACTTATTTTGTTGTTAACTAACTTGCCAGCTGCAAGAGGAAACATGACCGTTAACTCAACGAACACCAATCATATGCATATTATGCAGCATTAAACACACCTATTGTCTCTAGCAGATTTACCTctcaaacccaaaaaaaaaatcgcaCAAGTGTCTTCGAATTTGGACTAGACCTAACTCTAGTCAATGTGCGACCTTAACACACCCCTCAATGAATCAACATTTACAAGTGATCCATATATAGATGGTAACAAATCTAGATATGTTCTAATACCATATTCGAATTTGAACTAGGTCTaactctagtcaatgtgggacctTAACACACCACTCAAACCCAGGCTTGACTATATAGAACATGAAATTTGCAATAATGAACATTTAAAGGTGATCTATATATAGATGGTAAGAGAGATTACATTTTTGTATATCGAAGAATTGCATTGCAGTTTTGAGTGCAGAGGAATATTTGTGGTCAATGGCGCCGGGTGGACCAGGAACCGGAGCTGGGTTATCGGAGTCAGAGTGACCAAACTTCTTCTTAATGGTGTAAGCGATGGCGCCGATGACGAGAGCCAGAATCAGAACCGCCACAAACCAACCGCAGCACCCTTTGGACCTCGATTTCTGCCCCATTATGCAAAGTTCAAACCGCAACAGAGTTTGGGGCCTGGATCTATAAAATCAAATTCAACACATTGGTGTTGCTCGTGAACCAGCTCAAAATGCAGCACTTCCTAGAGAGACAAAATGATTCAGCAAACGCAACAGCGAATGACAACGACAATAGCTATATTTGGAAACAGGGTGGTTTCAGATCGTTGTTGTAAATGTCAGAAATCGACAAATACAGAACGTCACCGACAACGTAGTACACTGTGGTGTTGGATCTTACCCGGAAAATGCAAtgcccgacccgacccgatagCGGCGAGATTGGGGGAGAGAATACAGTGGGAATGGTGGCGGGAGAATATCTGTGGTGGTGTCTCTAGATTTGGAGGTAGGTAGGTACTGTTGTTTTCTTAAATGACGAGAGTACCCTTGTGAAGTTGGTTGTGTCGGTGGATTATGAGGGTATAAAGGTAAAAGGAGGGAGTCAACAGATGGGTAAGGCCATCTTTGTCGGTGGGCTTTTGTTGTTGATTTGGACCGTAGACTAGCTGGCGGTTAAGAGTTGAGTGAGAAGGACCCTTCATCTTTAACAACCACCCTAATTAtgctttttttcttctaatttcATCTTTCCTCAAACATCAAGTGTGGAACCTCCAAATGGTTGATTTACTAGTAGACAAACTAGATATAtgtaaaaattatgaaataagTTTGACCTCTTAAAAATGTCTGATAAGTCATGAGAAAATGCCACAATTTTCCGAACTAATTTATATCTATTAAATATAGAAAGAAATTGTCAAGTCTATaagatatttaaattatttaaatatgttCTGTTTAGTTTTACTCTGAAACTTGCACATATGAAAAcagttcattaaaaaaaaactaggttGGTAGGTAAACTCAACCTCTCTAGAGAATTTAGTAATATACTAATAAATTGTGTATTATAAATTGGGAAATACTTGTGTTTATAAATAAATGAGCTAGAGTTCTCTTTCTCTTTAAGTAAGTTTTTATAGTCTTTGCTTGATTTGAGACAGGTTTTTAAGGGCTTGATATAAGGAAGAAGTTTAGTAAATTGTTAATCAGTCGACATGATTTTGAAGCCGCACCAAAACAATTTTACTAATATAGAGTGAGTGAATActcttgaaattgaaaaaataaagcgtttattttcaaaatacaATATTTATTTTGTAAATTCCCAAACAAATTTAGTTACTATAGAATGATCGTAGGTTCAACTTAAAGTATATTCGACAGCCATGGCAGATGGATTTCTGGCTTTTCCATGGCTCTAGGAATGCGTTTCAGGCTGAGCTCGCAGCGCTCCACAGAGGGCTTGTCATACTTGGGAGCTCGACTTCCACAAGGTTATTTGCAATGTGGACTGCTTGGAATTACAGCAAGTGATCCTCAGCAACAACGATGTGCAAGACCACTGGCATGGGAGATTATTATGACTCGAGCTTTGCTTGCAAGGAGCTAGGATGTAACACTTAGGCACTTAGCTATGTACCCCGGGATCGGAATGTTGTTGAGGTTGCGCTGGCGAAACTTGCGGTTCAGGAAGGATGGGAGTGGAAAGTTTGGAGCTTACCCCTGTCATCGGCGGTGCCTTTGCTTTGCCATGATTTAGTTTCttagttgttgttgttcttttatttccttaatgtaacaaaaaaaagtgtATATCTCTCTATTCTTATTCATAATTATCTATGACTTTCCATGCCATGTTAAAAATAGCAAATTTTATATGTAGGAAGACTCTCTTCTATTAGCTATGTCTGGATTAAAGATTTTCCTCTAAATTTGACCTCTTATATGTGTTGGTGTACCTTCCTTTGAAAGTAAGTTATCAAGTATCTTTTAAccctaaaaaaatgaaaagagaaataaaactaGTAGGGGATGAATTCAGCATTTCAGcttaattttgaatttcagtTTGTTTTGGGTCAACAGTTACTAGTTTCAACTTTTTTGAAGGGAAAGCTTAAACTAGTAGATCCTTATTTTTTATCAGCTTGATTTAATCCAATTAATGCATAGACCGTAAATAATTGGCCCGCGACGAAACACAATGGCATTGCAGCCCAACATGGGTTTAGCTTCTTCcatagttttttttatgaatagCTCCTTCCATAATTAGTTGCACCAAAAACAGCTATGTTTGTTTTTGAAATAAATGATCTagttcttaaaataaaataaaataatttgtcaaaaaatataaaataaaagaccttGTACTTAATAGTAGGATAACATCAATATtgcttttgacaaaaaaagacATTTTTCACCTAGAAATAGGAAAAAATTGCCAAATAATAGGATAACATTTGTTACAACTTGTTGAATTCTTCACTAGTTccataaaatatataatatctCAAAATATTTTTCTAAGATGTATAGCCGATAATAATGAGACTAATCTTTCGAGGTTCTGGCTCTGAGGTAATATTAAGTAGATATGTCTCTCTCAACAAATGTTTCTCCATATGCACCGCCTAGGAATCGAACCCTGGACTATATGCTtaattatactccctccggtcatttttataagaaacactttgacaaatttttttgtcatttttataagaaacacttttacaaaattaagtcaaataactCATTCCAATGCAAAGAGACTTATTCATCATGCAAAAAGTTAGAGGGAAATTGCAAGCACCAAATAAGTATTGGTAATTAGCATGATTATTcttgtaaaaagaaaaagacatcATTGAAATTATTCATAatagtttattttataaaaaatattaatttccttGACTTGTGTAACTTTGTcaaagtttttcttataaaaagaccTGAGAGAGTATATAAAATCCATAAAACATATTTGGTTATTATTGAAAAAGATCTTATATATTTTGAAAgagaaatatataaatttcttcTAATTATTTGAGGGATATATCTTTTTCACTACCAAACCCAGTGAAGAAAGAGGGAGGCAGAGCAGAATCGTGAGATTGTGAAGGGAAATGATCGAAAGAGCGCGCACTGTATCATGTAATGTATCGATccccttttctctcttcttcagCTTTCACTTGCTTGCATTGCATTGCTGCATTCACGCTTGTTAATTCAATCACATGTGAttgtttcccttttttttttcttcttgttgtcAGAAACCATGATTACTACCCTAAATAATGTTTGAATATGAAATCGGTAGAGTAGAATTGATTATTGAATTCAAGTTTCGATCCTGTTGAAACTGACTCCATATTTTGGGGCCTCATGATGTGTTATGCCCTTTATGATTTGGTGTTGCTGAGCAATTTTTGCTAGGGTTATGTGGTGTATgtctgttattttttttttttttttttttggagaatgcTGTTGAGTGAAGTTTTGTTTTATGAGAGCATTTTTTCAACAGTTGATGGAAATCGAATCTAGTAATCAGCCCAAGCAAGAGCGTTCGAGGACAAGATGGACAGCATCACTTGACAAGATATTTGCAGACTTGGTTGTCAAGCACATCCAACTAGGAAACAGACCAAACGATGTTTTTGACAAGAAAACATGGAATCACATTCGTGACGACTTCAATAAGCAAACCGACCTCAATTTCAATAACAATCAATTGAGGAAGCATCTAGACGTTCTCCGAACACGCTTCCATAATCTGAAATCTGCTTATGATCAAAATAACGGCTTTGTAATAGATGATTCCTGTTGCATTGGCTTTGAACTGTGGGAAGACACAGGGgtaaaagtattttatttatAGAAGCAATGTTTTCCTTTTGCTCTATTCAGTATTCATATTATTAACTTTGATAGGTTTTGTATACAGGCACAACCTAGACCTGAAATAGTTAAAGTGAAAGATTGTCCCATATATGAGCAGCTGTGCACAATATTCTCAGATTCAGCTGCAGTGCCAGATGGGAAATATGCCCAATCTAGTCATTATGAAGTGGATGCCACTAGCTTAATTTCATGTTCAGAAGCTGGGGTCTCAAATCATCAATACCCATCATCATCAAAACCCATCTTAACTGCAGAGAATGTAACTAAGAATTCTCTTGATAGGAAAAAGAAACGTCCATCTGAGATGCAAACAACTAGTCTCGATCAAGACAGCTGTGATGCTATGGCAGAGGCCTTGTTAGAGATGGTTGGTGCTTATAGGTTAAGGACAATTGTTTCAACTGTAGGTGATGATAAATTTTCCGTAACCAATTGCATTAGGGCACTTGATGAGGTAGATGGCATCAACGAACAGCTCTACTTTTCTGCATTGGAGCTCTTTGAGGATCCTAGTTTAAGAGAGATATTCATTTCTTTAAAATGTGACAAGATACGACTGGCTTGGTTACAAGGTAAGTGTGGTAGGAGGAACATTCCTTAGATGTAGGCCCTTTTTAGCTCAGTTGTATTTACTAAGCCTAATGACGTTTATTTATGATAATCTCTTTGGCTAGATGTAGTCCTTTTTAAATTGCCgctgttttttttgtttttaagtgCTATCTCATGTGGACATTGTGCCGATAGCTTTTTCTCTGGAAGCGGTTTGCAAATAATTCATAaacttttatcttttgttaCCATTCATTAATTATAAACAAGTTGATCAAATTTCATCTTTTGTTAGCATTCATTGGGGTAGATATGTAGACTTAGACCAACATGAATTGACAACAGGCTTCCATAGGGTTTTGTAAGAGTAGGGCAGTAGAGAGTTTACATCAGATTTTATCAGGCTTAATTGTGGGATTTTCAATTGAAGAACTGTCGATTCAAACATGGCCTTTGTATTTGTTAGCTGATTTAACACCCCACCACAACAATTCCCACCCCATTTAAAGTAGTGATTTCCTAAGGGAGGTTCTTATTGTTATGTTGTCCTTATTTATGTGGTGAAGGTGGAAGcttcttttttttggttacagtgGAAGCTTCGTGGTTATGGAAAATGTGCTGGTGAAGAAGGGATAGCAAAAGAAAGAATGAAAGAAGGAGgttgagagagaagagaggatTTGTATTGTTGTTTGAAGTGTGAAATCTAGAGAAAATGAGAGGACTGGTGGTGTGAGTGTAAGAGAGTGAGTAATTTCTTTTTGCGACCTCAGAAATAAGGTGTTGAGGACAGTGCTGCACTCTGGTCCTGGTTCCCTAATCTCTAGGTTGGTGATAATCAAAACTACATGCTTGATAGCTAGCTTAATAATCAAAACATACGTACTAAGAGCACAACAAAGCATGTCAAAATTAGTCAGAAATCTTCAAGAACATCAATGAAAAGCCCAGAAATAATCAACAATTAAGTCTGGGCTTTCAAAAGAGTAGAAGCTCTTCAAGATAACCAAGAAATTTTGATAGACTTGCTGAAGAGTGTTATACTGACGAAACAGGTGAATGTATTTTCACTATTTTGTACTTGTTAGCTGCTGGGCTACTTCATTGACCAACCGAGATGGGACATAATTTTAGGAAACATGGTCACTAAAAATAACCAGACACTTTCCAACGATACCACCTCGTATAAATGCCACCGTAACCCACCCAATTTGGTGCGCCATATCATTTGCCATTCATGATTCAACAATGATAAGAATATGGCGTATGTTCTTTGTCAAATTTAGATTCTAAATGTAAGTTTTTGAGCCAACAAATTGATATTGCAACCCTCTCTTCTTCTATGAGTTTTTTCACATTGATTTTCTATTCTAGAACTTGACTTGTGACCATTTCTAGGTATCTTTTTTGTTTGCATTTTGCGGAACGATAAAGCCCTATAGATATTTTTCTTGGCCTCACAGCAAGGGTTGGGTTGTAGATACTAAACACTCTAAAAGTTCACATCTACCTTATACGACACACGACCACACAAAATTCATGTAAAAAATCTCCTTCCACCCTCTgcactttatttatttatcttatttGAGTTTTAAGTATTTATTGTacattttagttattttcaaCCTCGAGATCATCACAATGTTGAACATTCTACGCAATTCCAAGTCTAAAACTTAGCCTTTTTAGGTTATCACCGAATAACTTAGCATTTCTCACAAATTTTATTGTTGGGAAACATTTTCAAATCACACTTAACACAGACTCTAGCACATTTTTGCTTAACTTGTAAACTATCTAACTTAAGATCTCGCACTAAATGATTTGATTAAGTCCCAAATTGCTCATTGAATCTATTTGCCATTGGATCTGTTTGTCGTCTGTACTTGTAAACAGGCGCACAAATAAATAATTGCCAAAATCAATCTGTAATGAAACAACCTCTCATTTGTCAATGATAAACAGAGGGCAATCAGGAACAATATCACACCAGTTGAGAACGCTGCCAAGTTCAAGAAATACAAGTGCAGTGGAAGTAAGAGGCTAGGGATTTAACAGGTAGTTAATTAGGGGAGGTTGCATTTTTGGCtagatataatttttaaaaaaactaatgatattcTATGATTAATTCAGGAGCTTTgtattcaatttttaaaaatataggAATTAAGGGTGACCAATAATTATTCTATGTTTTCTTACTAGGGGTGCAATAACTATTATAAAGGTACAAAACCCAACAATAGTTTCCAGTTTCCAccccaaaaaaagaaaatatagtaTAATTTTGATACTTGACAATACAAAGATCTAAATGACTCGCAGTCGTTTGTATTAGTTAGGTGTTGAGATACATCATCTACCAGTCGATGTGGGACTCAAAACCCATGAAACTTGGCCACAGTAACCCACTTACCCACTTCCCTTCCATATTCTTTAATCATAATTCCACACTGGTGCAACGAGCATTCAACAATTATGTGGCGACCGGTTTTCTTCTGTTGGATTTCAAGTTTCGTTATTGCATCTGATGAGATGGATGGATTCAATTCAAAAGGAGTCAATCATAAGATTAAGGTGTGTATATAGTATTGGTCTGTTTCCGAGAACATCATCGTCCAAAGATTGCCGATTTTGTTGGTACATTGATTGTGTGCGTTTGCAAACAAATGTCAACTAGTAGATTAGATAGCATAGCAGTTGGGTGAGGATACATGATGTGCGTTTGCAAACAAATGTCAATATTACTTCATTATGGATTCGGCTCTGATGAATGTTTGATGCCCTTGGTGGCTTCACTCTAATTTATGCATCAATTTAGTAATTTTTAACCCTGTGTCATTGTCATTGTGAATATTCACAGATTCAAATGCAGTGCCAGATGAGAAATATGCTCAATCTAGTCATTATGAAGTGAATGCCACTGGCTTTATTTCTGCTACTTCATTAACCAAACCAGGTGGGACTCATATCCATGAACATACATGGCCCCAGAAATTGTCTTAGCAATTGTGCTTTGGTTGGTTGTATCTATGCTTAGAAATTGTCTTTGTATCTGTGGCCCCAGAATACATCATGAAAGGTAAACTAATTTCACCAATTCTAATTAATTCAATTTTGGGTTGATAAACAATGACGCTTGATTAACTTGAACTCATTTTTTGCCTTGACAACCAAGAGTGATATTTGTAgttcattaaaataaaaagtcttatatttttaaaataatcacttctTTAACTGGCTTTACATTTTTTTCATGTGATTATACaattattgaatttttaaaatatttcactTTTTAACGGGCTTGACAGCTCCAGTTAACGGGGATGAAGTGTGTGATGAAATGTAAGTCTTCAACTGAAGCTACAAAGTGTGGACCAGCAAGAAATTAATATGATCCAATAAATTAATACCTTGGAGGATACACACTGAATAGCATCAGCTAAATCTTACAGAAATATATTGAAAGAGTTGCTGGACTGTAACACTACCAAACATGGGTGACTCCCCGAGTTTTATATTAATCAGGTGCTCTGCTACTTCGTTGACTGTCCGAGGTGGGACTCATATATTTCTCACCTACCAACATTATTTGATTTGTTGCCTTTAATCTTGCATTTTTTTATTTCGATTATGCTGGGCGGCTTGGAAATGTGACCCATAGAAATGGTAACTCTTCAATTGGACCTTTTTCCAACTCAGACAAATTGAATTAAAATGGTTTTATGAGTGATGAAAGACTTGTCATCAGTTGTGACTCGACTATGTGTGATGAGGTTCTTGACAATGAAAGCAACTGGCAAAAAGATTTGTTGATGAGCAATTTGGTCCGTGGGAAATCAGACACAAGTGATTGACACATATGGCAATACAATCAGAAGGCATGAGTAGAATAAAAGGAGAGTAAGAGATAAATTGGAAGAAATTATAATGTAATCTAAACTGACATTTGATTCAAAATTATCAACTTCAGTTCTAAATTT
This is a stretch of genomic DNA from Lotus japonicus ecotype B-129 chromosome 1, LjGifu_v1.2. It encodes these proteins:
- the LOC130727813 gene encoding endoglucanase 10-like; this translates as MGQKSRSKGCCGWFVAVLILALVIGAIAYTIKKKFGHSDSDNPAPVPGPPGAIDHKYSSALKTAMQFFDIQKSGKLVNNKISWRGDSALKDGSQAKLDLSKGMYDAGDHMKFGFPMAFTATVLSWAILEYGDQMDAVGQLDPAQDSLKWITDFLINAHPSENVLYIQVGDPVADHKCWDRPEDMTEERPLTQVNASCAGSDVAAETAAAMASASLVFKKTNSTYSSTLLKHAKQLFTFADKNRGSYSENIPEVATYYNSTGYGDELLWAASWLYHATNDDSYLDFVVGQDGEDYAQFGSPTWFSWDNKLAGTQVLLSRLSFFKKDLSNSHGSGLQSYRKTAEAVMCGLLPESPTATKSRTDNGLIWVSDWNSLQQPVASAFLAAIYSDYMLTSRTPKLKCDSDSYTPADLRDFAKSQADYVLGKNPMDMSFLVGYGDKFPQFVHHRGASIPANAKTGCKDGFKWLDSTDPNPNVATGALVGGPFLNDTYIDSRNNSMQAEPSTYNSAVLVGLLSSLVTTSSALQSFT
- the LOC130727814 gene encoding L10-interacting MYB domain-containing protein-like, translating into MEIESSNQPKQERSRTRWTASLDKIFADLVVKHIQLGNRPNDVFDKKTWNHIRDDFNKQTDLNFNNNQLRKHLDVLRTRFHNLKSAYDQNNGFVIDDSCCIGFELWEDTGAQPRPEIVKVKDCPIYEQLCTIFSDSAAVPDGKYAQSSHYEVDATSLISCSEAGVSNHQYPSSSKPILTAENVTKNSLDRKKKRPSEMQTTSLDQDSCDAMAEALLEMVGAYRLRTIVSTVGDDKFSVTNCIRALDEVDGINEQLYFSALELFEDPSLREIFISLKCDKIRLAWLQGKCGRRNIP